From the genome of Nocardia mangyaensis:
GTGGTCGCCGCCACCGGATTCTTCGTCGCAGGGACGACGCTGCTCACGGTGTGGGGACTGCGGGTCGTCGACGAGCTCGAGCACGCGAAACGGGTGGAAGCCGAACTGCAGGTCGCCGAGGAACGGTTGCGGTTCGCCCGCGACCTGCACGACGTGGTCGGCCGCGGCTTCTCGGCGATCGCGGTCAAGAGCGAACTGGCGGTGGCCCTGTCGCGCGCCGGAGACACCGAGCGCGCGACCGCGGAGATGGACGAGGTCAAAACGCTCGCGGTGGAATCGATGGGGCAGATGCGCACGCTGGTGCGCGGCTACCGCAACATCGACCTGCGGGGTGAGGTGGCGGGGGCGCGGTCGCTGCTGTCGGCGGTGGGCTGTCGGCTCGTCGTCGAGGGCGATGCCGCGAAGGTGCCGCAGCGCAATCACGAGGTCGCCGCGTGGGTGGTGCGCGAGGGCACGACCAATATCGTGGAACACTCCTCGGCGACCACCGCGACGCTGACACTCGGTGCTGCGGGAATGTCGCTGCGTAACAACCGACCCCACGGGACAGCCGGTGAGCGTTCCGGATTGCGTGGGCTGGCCGAGCGGCTGGCCGCGGTCGGTGCCGACCTCGACGTCGTCGCGTCCGACGACGATTTCACCCTGGAAATCCATTGGGAGAATTCATGATTCCCGTCCTCCTCGCCGACGACGAGACGCTCATCCGCGCGGCCTTGGCGACCATGCTCGGTCTGGAGGCCGATCTCGAGGTGGTGGCGCACGTCGGTTCGGGCGAGGAGCTGCTGGCGCTGTGGCGGCGCCGTGCCGAGCAGGACGCGCCGGTCGCGGTGGCTGTCATCGATCTGCAGATGCCGGGTATCGATGGCATCGATACCGCTGTCGAGCTGCAGCGCATCACCCCCGGCGCGGGCACCCTGATCGTCACCAGTCATGGTCGCCCCGGCTATCTCAAGCGAGCACTCGCGGCGGGCGTGCGCGGCTTCCTGCCCAAGACCACCTCGGCGGCCACGCTCGCGGAGGTGATCCGCACGGTCCACCAGGGCGGTCGCTACGTCGATCCCGAGCTGGCGGCCGAGGCCATCAGCGCTGGTGACACCGTTCTCACCGCCCGCGAGGCCGATGTGCTCGAGTTCGCCGCCGATGGCGCCTCGGTCGAGGACATCGCCAAACGCGCCCACCTCTCGCCGGGCACCACCCGCAACTATCTGTCCTCGGCGATGAGCAAACTCGGTGTCGCCAACCGCTACGAAGCCGCGCTCAAAGCCAGGGAGAAGGGCTGGATCTAGGCGGGGAACAGGCCGCCACGAAGGTCTTGGACGATGGGCGATACGCCCGTATAGTTCCGCTTAGCCCAACCTGAGGAGCTGTGCGGTGACCGACTCTCGGGCCAAGTCCATGCTGCTGACCCCTGTCGCGGCGGGCGCCTTTCTGCTGAGCGCCTGCGGTGGTGCCGACGACACGGCCGCCGAACCGACTCCCAGTGCCACGAAAGAGGAGTCGGGCGTCTACACCCCGGGCGAGTACCAGGCCGAGGGCAGCTACCAGACACCGGCCGGGACCCAAAAGGTGGGTGTCACCATGAGTCTCGCTGCCGACGGCACGGTCGACGCGGTGCGGGTCGACCCTCGGGGCACCGGCGGATCGCTGGCCTTTCAGGCGCGCTTCGTCGGCGGCATCGCCAACGAAGTGGTGGGCAAGAGGATCGACGAGCTCAATGTCACGAAGGTCTCTGGATCATCGCTGACCAGCGGCGGATTCAACGCCGCGATCGAGACGATCAAGAATGAGGCCGCTGCCTGAGCAGTGGCGGTTCGAGGCCATCGGCACCGGTTGGCAGATCGATACCGCCGTTGCGCTCGGCGAATCCGACCGCGCGGCGGTCCGGGCCTGCCTCGACAGTTTCGATCGCCGATGGTCGCGCTTTCGCGATGACGGTGACATCGCCGCGCTGCGCACGGGCGCGTCGGTCGACTTCGGCCCGGACGCGTCGCCGCTGTTGGCCCTCTACGACCATCTGTACGAACTCACCGCCGGTGCGATCAACCCGCTGATCGGTGGCGGGCTCGAAATGCTCGGCTACGACGCGAACTATCGGCTGCGCCCGATCGGTGTGCCGACTCCCGCGCCGCAGTGGACGCTCGCGCGCCGCGAGGGAGCGGTCCTCACCGTGCCCCCGGGTGCGGTGCTCGACATCGGCGCGGTCGGCA
Proteins encoded in this window:
- a CDS encoding sensor histidine kinase yields the protein MSQLVTWWRALSGPAKFRLYTRLTFHVAIVVVVVAMIATVAAPWSMVMIVFAGLVTLVAMDAQPDLATFSTVASRRWAATALTVTLSVLWLVAAVMVRVATDEAAADEARTVGMFAMLLATLALVPFLRHKWRVLLVISLATGLVFGQSWMSGLLLAAVVAATGFFVAGTTLLTVWGLRVVDELEHAKRVEAELQVAEERLRFARDLHDVVGRGFSAIAVKSELAVALSRAGDTERATAEMDEVKTLAVESMGQMRTLVRGYRNIDLRGEVAGARSLLSAVGCRLVVEGDAAKVPQRNHEVAAWVVREGTTNIVEHSSATTATLTLGAAGMSLRNNRPHGTAGERSGLRGLAERLAAVGADLDVVASDDDFTLEIHWENS
- a CDS encoding response regulator transcription factor; this translates as MIPVLLADDETLIRAALATMLGLEADLEVVAHVGSGEELLALWRRRAEQDAPVAVAVIDLQMPGIDGIDTAVELQRITPGAGTLIVTSHGRPGYLKRALAAGVRGFLPKTTSAATLAEVIRTVHQGGRYVDPELAAEAISAGDTVLTAREADVLEFAADGASVEDIAKRAHLSPGTTRNYLSSAMSKLGVANRYEAALKAREKGWI
- a CDS encoding calcium-binding protein; its protein translation is MTDSRAKSMLLTPVAAGAFLLSACGGADDTAAEPTPSATKEESGVYTPGEYQAEGSYQTPAGTQKVGVTMSLAADGTVDAVRVDPRGTGGSLAFQARFVGGIANEVVGKRIDELNVTKVSGSSLTSGGFNAAIETIKNEAAA